Part of the Micromonospora rhizosphaerae genome is shown below.
CCGCGACGGCGGGGCAGGTGCTGGGGAAGCGTTCGGGTGCCGTGCGGACGGCCGCCTACCGGGGGCTGCGGCGTCTCGCCGCTCGGTTACGGCAAGCGGAGGTGTCACTGTCCGAGCGCCCACTTGCCGAGAAGGGTGTGACGTCGGGAGAGGCTGCGGCGCTGAGGACCGTGAGATGAGCGCAGACTGGCCCTACGGGGTGGACCGGACCACCGCGGAGCGACTGCTCGGCGGTGACGTGACGAATCCGCACGCGGGCCCTGATGCCCTGGTTCGTCTCCTCGCGGCGACCCGCGCCCAGGCACAGCCGGGCGAGTGGGCGGGCGAGGAGGCGGCAATGGACGCCTTCCGGACGGCTCATCTCGGCCCAGGCCTTCAACCACGGAGACGCTCGATGCTCGAGACCGCCCTCGCCAAACTGCTCACCCTGAAAGTCGCCGGCGCCGCAGCGGTGGCCGTCGTCGCTACCGGCGGCGTCGCCCTGGCCGCCGCGAACGGCGTACTGCCCAACCCGATGAGCGGCAACGCGAACGTCCAGCCCTCGCCGCACGCCACGGGCAAGTCGTCCGAGCAGGCGGGGAAGCCTTCGGCCGAGGCGAAGGTCGCCGCGTCCCCGTCACCCTCGCTGGTCGGCCTGTGCCGCGCGTACAAGGCCGGGGCCGGCGACAACCCCGGCAAGGCGCTGGAGAACCCCGCGTTCGGCGTGCTGATCACCACCGCCGGGGACAAGGAGAAGGTGGCCGCCTACTGCGACACCCTGCTCGCGCAGAAGGACACCAAGACGACTCCGACCGCCCGGCCGACCGAGGCTCGCCCGTCCCACACAGCCGGGAAGCCGGACAGCGCTCCGACGAGCGTTCCCAGCAAACCCGCTGGTGGCGGTCACCCGACCGCTACGCCGACCGCTCGCCCCACCTCCTGATATTTCCTCGCCGTGCCGGCCGGGTTCCGGTGGCTGACCAGCCAACGGAGCCGCTGATGACGGCAAAGGAGGCTCCCGGCCACGGCCGGGAGCCCCCTTTGCAGAGCCCCTCGCTGAGACGCCGAAGCGTTCGAGGCGGTCAGAAGGTGGCGACGTTGAGCAGCTTCTCCTGGATCCCGTCCGGGTCACCGGCCGGCCAGCTGTAGTTGGTCGTGCCCGCCGACTGGAGGGCCGACTTGACGGCGCTCGGGGTGGCCGTCGGGTGGGTCGCCTTGTACAGCGCCGCGCCACCTGCGACGTGCGGGCTGGCCATCGAGGTGCCCGAGATGGTGTTGTAGCCGCCGCCCTTCCAGGTGGAGTAGATGCAGACGCCCGGGGCCATCAGGTCCACGTCCGCACCGAAGTTGGAGAAGTCGGCGATGGTGTCGTCCACGTCGGTGCGGCAGGTGGGGGCCGCGCCGCCACCGGGCTGCCCGTTGAAGTCGGCCAGCGCGCTGACCGTGATGACCTCGTCGTACGCGGCCGGCACGTGGTTGGCGGCATTGTCGGTCTCGTTCCCGGCCGCCACCGCGTAGGTGACACCCGCGGCGACCGACCGGCAGATCGCCTCGTGCATGGCGTCCTTGTTGCTGCCGCAGGCGCTGTCGGAGCCGGAGCCACCGAGGCTCATGTTCGCGACCTCGATCTCGCCGGCGTGCGCGGTCACGTAGTCGATGCCGCAGATGATGTCCGAGAACGAGCCGCTGCCGGCGTTGTTGAGCACCCGTACCGGCCACACCCGGGCCCCCGGGGCCATGCCGACCACGCCGACGCCGTTGTCGAGCGCGCCGATGGTGCCGGCCACGTGCGAGCCGTGGCCGTTGCCGTCGTTCGCGCTCCTGCCGGTGGAGCAGTTCTTCGCGCCGGCGGTGTAGACGTTCAGGTCGGGGTGGGTGAGGTCGATGCCGGTGTCGATCACCGCGACGTCGACGTCGACCCGCTCGTCGACGCCGTTGATCTTCGCGGTCGGGCTCAGCTCGGCGTCGGCCCGGTCGATGCCGGTCGGCGTGGTCTGCGCGTCGATGGTGGCCACGCCGTCGGGCTGGACCAGCAGGACGCGGGAATCCTTGGCGATCCGGGCGGCGGCGGTGGCGCTCATCTGCGCCGAGTAGCCGTGGATGGAGTACTGGTAGACGTGGCTGACAGACGCGCCGTAGGCGCGGGCGTGTTCGGCGGCCACCGACGGGGAGGCTGCGCTGTCGCGCAGCATGACGATGTAGCCGCTGGTTGACGGGGCGGCGGTGGCCGTGCCGGTGGCGGTGGTGGCGGCCACCACGACGACGCCTGCGAACAGCGCCGCCGTCAGCGTTCTGCGCATGGGGGTTTCCTCTCCGCAGACAAAGCTGCCGATGCTGACGGAGGCTGCGTGCCTGCCGGAGGCCCGGAAAGGATGCGTGGCATCGACTCCGTCAATCCTGGTGGGACCCTGCGGCGCAGCCGGGAGCGGTAATCCCGGCAACGCACAGCGTGACGGTAGCTCTTCACCGGCATCGATGGAAGAGGCCACGACGTGGCGGAATCACAGGAGAAGCCGCTGCCCGGAGTTAGGGATGAAGGGGTTCGGGCTCGGCGCCCGATGAGCCGGCGTCGCGGCCGGTATCGCCGTACAGCAGCAAAGTGCGGCAACCCGACCGCTGGAGCACGGAACCCCTTACATCCTTCGGGATTCCGGCATGCCGGATTGCAGCTGTTGCTGATGGGTCCCGTCCTGCTTTGGCATGCGGGAGGGTTCAGGGGATCAAGCCGCGGCTCATGAGGGTCCGCCGTCAGCAAGAAGTCAGTGAGACGCGCGACAACAACCGACAACCGCTGGCAAAGGACAGAAAGATCGCAAACGCCAACGCCACTAGCCGACACCAATCGGCGAGCGGCCAAAGCATCGAGCCGCCTTTGCAAGGCAGGGGTTGCCGACGGCTCCGAGGTCTTATTGGTGCTGTCGCAGGTCAGCGAGCAGGGCGAGGACCCGCGTCTTGATGTCGTCGCGGACCTGGCGGACGACGTCGAGGGGTTGGCCGGCGGGGTCGGTGAGTTTCCAGTCTTCGTAGCGCTTGCCGGGGAAGACGGGGCAGGCGTCGCCGCAGCCCATGGTGACGATGACGTCGCTGGCTTCGGCCGCATCCCAGGTGAGCCGGACCGGGGTCTTGTCGGTTATGTCGATGCCGACTTCGCGCATGGCTTCGACGGCGACCGGGTTGATCTGGTCGGCGGGTTCGGAGCCGGCGGAGCGGACCTCGACCGTGTCGCCGGTGAGGTGGCGGAGCCAGCCGTCGGCCATCTGAGAGCGGCCGGCGTTGTGGACGCAGACGAACAGGACGCTGGGCTTGTCGCTCATCGATGGTCTTTCTGTCAGGTGACGGTGGGGCTGCGGCGTTCGATGAGGGTCACGTCGCGCCAGGTTCCGTGGTGGCGGCCGATGCGCTGGCGGGTGCCGACGGTGCGGAAGCCGCAGGCGGCGTGCAGGGCGAGGCTGGCGGTGTTCTCAGGGAAGATGCCGGACTGGATGGTCCAGATGCCCGCCTGCTCGGTGGAGGCGATCAGCGCGTCGAGCAGGGCGTGGCCGACTCCTCGGCCGCGGGCGTCGGGGTGGACGTAGACGGAGTGTTCGACGACTCCGGCGTAGGCGCACCGGTCCGACACGGCCGAGCAGGCCACCCAGCCCAGGACAGGACCGGCGGGGTCGAGGGCCACCCAGCGGTGGCCGGGCAGCCGGGTGGCGGTGAAGTCGTGCCAGGTGGGTGGTTCGGTTTCGAAGGTGGCGTTGCCGGTGGCGATGCCGAGCCGGTAGATGTCCAACACGGCGTCGGCGTGCTGGTCGCCCATGGCCACGATCGTGACGCCAGCAGCGGTGGCAGTGGGATTCATCGGCGTCCGGTCTCCTCTGCCAGCTTGGGCACGACGACGGCATGGGCGGCGTCTTCGGCGTGCGGGTACCAGGCGGCGAGCGCGGTGATGGCGACCAGGCCGCCGACGAGCTGGGCGGCGACGAAGCCCGGCACCGAGGTGGGGGCGATGCCGGCAAAGGTGTCGGTGAAGGCCCGGCCGATGGTGACGGCGGGGTTGGCGAATGAGGTGGACGAGGTGAACCAGTAGGCAGCGCCGAGGTAGGCGCCCACGGCAGCGGGCGCGGCGGAGGTTCGGCCGCTGCGAGCGAGGGCGAAGACCAGGACGACCAGGCCGGCGGTGGCCACGACCTCGGCCAGCCACAGGTTGCCCCCGGTCCGGTCGGTGTGCGACCACGCAACGGCCGGCAACCCGAACATGAGATCGGCCAGCGCAGCGCCGGCGATCGCGCCGGTCACTTGCGCGACGCAGTAGGCGGCGAGGTCCCGTCCGGTCAGGCCGGTGCCCGCGTGTCGACCGAGCCACCAGTCGACGGCGGAGACGATCGGGTTGAAGTGCGCGCCGGACACCGGTCCGAACGTCAGGATCAGCGCGCCCAGCGCCAGGGCGGTGGCGAGCGCGTTCTCCAGGAGCTGGAGCCCGACGTCGTGCGGCGAGAGCCGGGTGGCGGCGATGCCGGACCCGACGACGGCGGCGACCAGGAGGGCGGTGCCGGCGAACTCCGCCGATGCCCGCCGGGTGAGGGCGAGGCTCACGCGGTGCCGCCGGAGGCCGGGGTCGCGGAGATTTCCAGCAGCGCGCCGAGCTGCCGGAACGCCTCCGGCTTGGCCCGGTACCACACCCACGTGCCCCGACGCTCCGAGTCGACCAGGCCCGCCTCCCGCAGAACCTTCAAGTGGTGGGAGATGGTCGGCCCGGACAGGTCGAACGCCGGGGTCAGGTCGCAGACGCAGATCTCCGGCACCGAGGCGATCATCGACATCAGCCGCAGCCGGATCGGATCGCCCAGGGCCTTGAACATCGGCGCGACCACCGCTGCCTGATCCACGTCCATCGGGCGGACCGCGATCGGGGAACAGCAGGCGACCGCGTTCAGGTCCACCACCGGCAGGGCTTGTTTCGACATATCTCTAGGTTGACAGGCCTCAAAGCAGGGTGCAACCTGAAGGCCCTGCTTCGAAAAGCATCTAGGCAAGGACGAAGCGATGATCAAGCTGTTCCGGCACCGCCGTACCGCGCACGTCCAGGGCGTGACGCTCTGCGAGCCCTGCGGGCAGGTGTGCACCGCGGCTTGCCGCGCCGACGCCCGCTACGACCGCACCCGCACTACTGCGCTGGCCAACCACATCCGCTGAACCTGCCAGGAGGAATGCCATGTCCCGCGTCCAGCTCGCCCTGCGCGTGTCCGACCTCGAAGGCTCCGTGGCCTTCTACGCGAAGCTGTTCGGCGTCGAGCCGGCCAAGCGCCGACCCGGCTACGCCAACTTCGCCATCGAAAACCCGCCCCTGAAGCTCGTCCTCCTCGAAGGCGAGCCCGAGCAGCCCACCGTGATGGACCACCTGGGCGTCGAGGTGTTCAGCACCGACGAGGTCAACGCCGCCACCAAGCGGCTCACCGACGCCGGTCTGATCACCCTGGAGGAGAACAACACCGAATGCTGCTACGCGCTCCAGGACAAGGTCTGGGTACGCGGCCCCGGCAACGAGCCGTGGGAGGTCTACACCGTCAAGGCCGACGCCGACACCCTCACCAAGGGAAGCGTCGACGGCGAGTGCCGCTGCGGCGAACCAACCGATGCCGAGAAGGAACCCGCCACCAGCGGAGCCGCGTCAAAGTGCTGCTGAACAGTTTCTGTGCCGCCTGGCGGCAGTCTGGCCGTGCGTAGCCCCCGATACGCCCCCGAACCCTGAGCGACGGTGGGCAACAGTCGGACTCAACGGGACTAAACAAGATCGGCCCCTGACCGCATTTCCGCTGGTCAGGGGCCGTCTCTGCACCTTGCTTCAAGGACGAGCTAGCCCTGTGGATGTGACGTGCTCTGCTGTGACCTGAAGCACAAGCATTGGTGTGGCCCCGCCATCGCCTTCCGTTGAAAAAGCCGGCCAGCGCATCGTTGATCGGCGCCGGGCCATTCGGCCCCACGACTGGTTCCACCAGCGACCCGGCGGCGGCCCCGCTCCCCAGAGGGCGGGTCGACGGCATACGGGATGGCGTCGCGAGAGGAGTCATCGGGCATCGTCCTTCGCCGGCCACACCACGTCGGTGGGCAGGCTGGTGGCGAGCCTGAGCACGGTCACGCTGGCCACCGCGACAATGACGGCCACGATCAGCCAGAGAAGTTGCGGGTTCACCGTGATGACCTGGGTGACGCCGACCGGCGCGAAGATCGCCGAGACCGCCCAGGTGAGTTGGTAGACGGCGAGGTAACGGCCCCGGTGTGACTGCGGTGCCGCGCCGGCACCGAGCGAGGCCGATGGTGTGGCGTGGAGCAATTCGCCGAGGGTGAACAGCAGCGTCGCGACCAGGAGCCCGACTGACACTCCGGCGCCGGCAGGCAGCATGTCGGCAAATGCGAAGGCACAGAACGAGGCGATGAACACCACGCCCGCGAGAGCCATGGCGTGGGTCCGGCGTACGGCGCGTTGCCAACGTAGAACCGGGAGTTGGCCGACGCCGACGAGGACGGCGTTGATGGTGAACAGCACGCCGAGCAGGCTTGCGGGCGCGTGCAGCACCACCGTGGCGTAGACGGGTATCGCGAGCGGGAAAACCCAGTGGGCGAAGGTGAACGCAAGCTCGGCCAGGACCAACCGCCGGAACGGCCGGTCGGCGAAGACTCGGCCGTACCCGGCGAACATCCCGATCAGGCGTTGTCGATCGGCGCGCGGAACCGGGTGGGCGGGCCGGGCCGGCCTTCCCCGTGAAGGCGAGCAGCGCCGCCGCGATCAGGAAGCTCGCCGCGTTGGCGCCGGCGATCAGGTGGTATCCGGACTCCTCGGGGAACTGCATCGCGGCGGCAGTGAACAACCCGCCGAGCCCGAAGCCGACGTTGCGTCCGGTGCGTACCAGCGCATAGAGCCGGTCCCGGGCGGCGCCCTCCGCCAGATCCGCGACGTACGCGCTGTTGGCGGGGTAGAAGCTACGGTCGCCGGCGGAGACCAGCGCAGCGACGGCGACGAACGCCCCGAAGCTGCCGACCAGCGGATAACAAGCGAATCCCGCCGCCCGCGCAAGATAGGTGGCGATGATGATCTTCCGCGCTCCGAATCGGTCAGACAGGACCCCGGCAAGCGGATTGGCGGCCACCCCTGCGACCGCCGCGATGGTGAGACCGAGCCCGATGGTCGCCACCGGCAACCGGGTCACCTCGTGAAAGAAGAGCACCGTGAGGGGCAGGTAGAGCCCTGATCCCAGGGCATCGATGAATAGGCCGGCCAGATATCCCGTACCGGCAGTCTTGGGGGCGCCCTCAGCCGATATGCGCGGCAGTGTCGTGGTCACCGGCGGATCCTGATAGCTCAACCAAAGTTGAGGTCAACGCGCCGCTGCGAGACTATGGCCAACCGCACGCAGATCGAGGGGGTAAGGCGTCCGCACCGCAACGTCGCCACGTTTAGCGTTGGAGTCGGCGTCAGCAGATGATGGCGCAGCCGAGGGCGAGGAACGCTTCGTGGATGTCATCGCCTCTCCTCCCAGCGGATGCACAGGCGCCCGGCCGGCACACATGCAAGCAGGAGCCGGGAACCGACCCGTAACGCTCTCCTCCTCCCGCCGGATCAACTCCTGTATCTGGCGGCTCGTCAAGGATTCAATCGCCAGGATCGCATCGGCCCACGCAGTCGGGCGTTCTTGATCTTGTCGAGCCGTTCGGCGTTCTCCACGATTGAGTTTGTCCTGCGGCGGCTTGAGCTTGGAGGCGGAGTCCTTCTTCCGGGCGTCGATCACGATCGGCCGCACCTTGATCTTGTACCGCTCGCTGGCGATCCGGGCAGCCTTGTGCATCTTGTTGATGTGCTCTCGGCCATCTCCTCGTCGGTGTAGGCGATCGCGACGAAGAAGGCGACCCGGACCTCCTCGGAGATCGCGTACTGGGGGTCTGCGCGAGGATGCCGTCCCAGAAGTTGTAGTTCGACATCAGCTTCATCTCGAGCAGAGCGCGGGCAATCCAGCCCTGGGAGCACGAACGTTCACGGTGTTGCCGACACGCCGTAAACCTTGCCTGGCCTACGGCGTCGTTGCGGTCAGGCCGTGACGGTGCCAGATCCCGTACCCGTGCGGCGGCTCACTGACCAGGAGGGTCACGCGCGAACCGGAGCGGGCTCAGGATTTCTGCAGCGACCGGAACGCGGCCCGCACCTCGGTGGAGAAGAGCTCCGGCTCCTCCCAGGCGGCGAAGTGGCCACCCTTGTCGACCTGGTTGAAGTACGCGAGGTCGGGGTAGACCGTCTCGACCCAGCTGCGCGGGGCAGCCCAGAGCTCGCCGGGGAACGTCGTGAAGCCGACCGGAACCGAGACCGGCGGAGGAGCCTGGCCGGACGCAGCGGCTGCGGCCCGGAACCGTCCAAATTCCCAGTACCACCGGGCGGCCGAGGCGCCGGTGCCCGTCAGCCAGTACAGCGTGATGTTGTCGACGATGGTGTCCCGGGTGAGATTGCCCACGGGCTCGCCGTCGACGAACGCGCGGGAGATCTTGTAGTAACTGTCCGTGTCGTGGTCGAGCATCCAGGCCGCCAGCCCGACGGGTGAGTCCAGCAGGGAGTAGCCGATCGTCTGCGGCCGGGTGGACTGCTCCAGGAAGTAGCCGAAGCCGTCCGTCGTGAACGTGTTGAGAGCGTCGAGCGCCGCGCGTTCCTGCTCGGACTCCGTCGGCAGTTGGTCCTTGAGAGCGATCGCCCCGGATAGCAGGTTGATGTGGATGCCGAGCAGCCCCTCCGGTCCTTGGCGACCCATCGCGTCCGTGACGTTGGCGCCCACGTCGCCTCCTTGGGCGACGTAGCGCGTGTAGCCGAGGCGGTCCATCAGCGCCGCCCACGCCCGTGCGATGCGGCCGGACTCCCAGCCGAGCTCGGTCGGCCCGCCCGAGAAGCCGTAGCCAGGCAAGGACGGCAGCACCAAGTGGAATGCGTCCTCGGGGGTGCCGCCGTGAGCGGTCGGGTCGGTCAGCGGGCCGACGGTCTGCAGCAGCTCGATGACCGAGCCGGGCCAGCCATGCGTCATGATCAGCGGCAACGCGTCCTCATGCCGCGACCTGACGTGGATGAAGTGGATCTCGACCCCGTCGATCTCGGTTGTGAACTGCGGCAGCGCGTTCAGTCTGGCCTCGCACTTGCGCCAGTCGTACTCGGTCGTCCAGTAGCGGGCCAGCTCCTGGACCGTCGCCAGCTGCACACCTTGGGAGCGATCGGTGACCAGCTCCCGGGTGGGCCAGCGCGTGGCTGCGATCCGGCGACGCAGGTCGGCGATCGCTTCTTCCGGCGTGTCGAGCCGGAAGGGACCGATTTCCTTGTCGTTGGACATGTTCTCCACCTGCCGGGTCAGGTCGACCGGCGCCGGGGCGCCGGCGGGGCTGGCATGCGCCCATCCTCGCACCGGTCCGGCGACCGGCGGACCGGAACGCGATTTCGCGCTTGGGTCCGGCCCGGACCGGCTTACTGACTTCTGTCGCGGAGAGTGCACCGTTCACGGTGACGGTCGTCACCAGCCGCACTGAGGCGGAACTGGCCGTCGGCCTGTTGCGCAGCCACGGCCTGCGGGCGACGCGACGTACATCGCGGACGACGTCGGCGGCAGGAGCCGCAGCTGCAGCTGGGATGGCGGCTCGACGCGGACCTGACCGGCGAGCCCGGCTTCCGGGTCGTAGAGGGCCATGCAGCGCCGGATCGGGCTGGACTCCCGTGGACTCCACGAGAAAGACCCGGGAGCGCGGTCCTGAGACCCGACACCGAGCTGCCGGCCGGCCGCCGGCGTGTCGGGTCTCAGGCGTGGGTGACAGATCGGTGTCGGGACCTGCCTGACAGATCGGGTCTAGGGGTGTTTGGTCAGTTCCAGAAGGAGTCGGTGTTTGCACCCCATGGCGACGAGTCGAGGCGGCTATCGAAGTGGTTCGACGACCGGCCACCGTCGAGCAGACCAGCGCCCCAGGCAAATCTCGGCATCAGCGCCAGAATCGCGGGGGTGCCGAAAAGTGCCACCGCGAGGCCGACCTCGACGGGCTCCAGCTGGGACCGCTCGACGAGGTCGCCGTATCGAACCCGGCCGGCAGCCAACGCTCGAGTCCCGGCAACGGTCCGGCGAGGCCGAAGCCAGACGGCGATTCCCACGAGAACCACGACGGCCACCAGTCCCTCTGTCACACCGACCGCTCTTAGCGCCACCAACTTCGCAAGCAACACCGGGGGCAGCACCACCAGCAGGACCGGCATCAGAACCCTTCGGCTGGTAGCCCGCACGAGTCCCCGCTCGACCAGGCTCCGCCGCACATCGCGAAGTGCTCGCTGCACCCGCTTCTGGCCGGCCAGTTCCCTGGGCCCTATAGAGCCGTACAAGGCGGCGTACAGCGCCCGCTCCAGCGGCTCAGCATCCTGCGGAAGCGATCCCGTCCGGCGGATTCTGCCGGCACCCGGTGCCAAGACCCCGCGCGTATGCAGCATGGCCAGACCAGCCATCACTGCCCCCCAGTTACCACCGCGTAGCCAGGCGATCTCGGTGGCAGCAAGCGTTTCGGCGTTGTCCATGCCCCCAGCCTCGGACACCCGCGCAACGCTACAGCTTCCGCGAAGCCCGCCACTGACGCGAACAGAACACATGCGTCGCCGATGGTGAGCACCCACTGGAGTGTCACCAGGTCCTGAGACCGATGTGTCACGCACGTCCTGAGGCCCGATGGTTGTGGGCGAGGACTCGTACCCTCGTGACCATGAAGACGAGCAGGCCGCTGCTGGTGGCTGTATTCGGCGCGGCTGCTGCACTGCTGCTGGCGGTCGTCGGGTGCGTTGCGGCCGGATTCCTGCTCATTGGCGACGATCCGACGAAGACGCGCACGTGCCAGGAGTCCGTGCAGGTCGCAGAGGCAAAGGTCCGCACCGACCCGTGGGATCCTCCGGAGGAGTTGCCGGACCTCGGCGATTACCCAGAAATCCACTGGCAGCTGCGCGCCTCGGGCAACCCGTGTTCCAGAATGCCCGGCCCTACCGACCGGGCGTACCAGGGCGTGGTCAAGCTGCGACCGGAGGACGCGCAGGCGTTGGCGAAGCGATACGACTTCGCACCGTGGACATCTGTCAACCTGGATGAACTTCCCCATGACAGTAGCCCCGCGGACGTGTGGCCTGCCCTGGTGCCGTTCCTGCCGAGCGAGTCGCGGTGGCTGCACAGCAGGTCGTACAACGAAACCGCGCCGTCGCCGCGGTGGCGGGTCGCGTTCCTCGATGTCGAGCACCAGACGCTCTTGTTCATGCTCAACGACCACTAGCTGGCGCCTGCCCAGTTCCTGCTGGTCGGCTTGCCGCAGCTTGGAGGCCACGTCGGTGACCGGTTTCGACGGACGGCGGCTGCGGGTCGTCGTGGCGGTCGTCCTGGGCAGCCTCCTGGTCGGTGGTGGACTCTTGCTCTCGGCCCGGCTAGATGCGGTGATCGGATGTCACGGTGCGAAACCGCCCGCCCACCCTCCGTCCCAGCTCTTGCTCGGCCTATCGAAGTTCGATAGATTCTCATCGCAACTCGATGGAAGGATGGGCCATGGGAAAGCTGACAGTGCGTGCGCTGCGCGCCGTGCTCGTGGTGGTGCTCGCCGGCACCGTGTTCGTACAGGCATTGATGGTGTGGGCGTTGGCCACCGACCCGGAGGACGGGTCGCTCCCGCTGACCCCGCTGCGCGTGATCACGATCCTGGGCATGGTGTCGGTCCAGGTCGCCCTGGTCTGCGTATGGCGGCTGGTGACGATGGTGCGACGCGGAACCGTGTTCTCCCACGCCGCCTTCCGGTACGTGGACGTCGTGATCGGCGCGATCGTGGCGGCTGCCCTCGTGTGGTTCGCGGTCACGGTCCTCAATGCGCCGGGCCAGCGGGCCGACCCGGGCGTCACCGTCATCATGGGCGGGGTTGGCGTGGCCATCCTGGGGGTCGCGCTCATCGTGCTCGTGCTGCGGATGCTGCTCGCCCAGGCCGTCGCGCGCGACGTCGAAGCGGCGCAGATGCAGGCCGAGTTGGACGAGGTGATCTGATGCCGATCGCCGTCGACATCGACGTGATGCTGGCCAGGCGGAAGATGTCCGTGGGCGAGCTCGCGGACCGCGTAGGGATCACGCCCGCCAACCTGGCGGTACTCAAGAACGGCCGCGCCAAGGCGGTGCGCTTCGCGACGCTCGCCGCGCTCTGCGAGGTGCTCAAGTGCCAGCCGGGCGACCTGCTGCGCTGGGAGGCCGAGGACGCCGCGGGCGGATGACGTGCCCCAGGGCGGGCGTGAAAACGCCTGGCACCACCGGCCCGTGACACGGCACGTGGACCGCATGGAGTGGATCGCCGATCACCCGCAGCACCGTCCCGACCCCGTTGGGTGGATTCGGGTTGACCTGCACCGCACCGTCCTGGTCGACGCGTCGATCTCGTAACCGTCGCTGAGCCACTTCCGTCAACGGCAGTCGAAGCTGCCGGGCCATCCATGGGCCACAAGCGGGTGCCACCAGGGGCCAAGCCAGGCCGTCCAGGACCGAACCGACCAGCGGCTAACCCGGCAGGATGACCCGATCTTGTCCAATTCCCAAGCTACGAGTCAGATTCGACCTTGTCCCTGAGGTGGCCGTGAGGGCCGACGGCGGTCCGCGTCTTGGATTCCGTGACGAACGGCCAGACGTATCACTACGTACAGGACTATCAGACCGATGATCCACACGGCCACGGAGGACAGCAGGTCCCCGAGAGGGGAGCCCGGCGACGACGCAGCAGCGAGCGAAGACTCCAAGATCATGGCCGCACACTAAGCGGCGGTGAGCGTGGCCGCTATCCCCGTCGGTGAGGGGTACAGGCTGCCCTAGAAAGCTTCACCAGGTCCTTCGCTGACCACCTGCGTGCCCACAGCGTCTGAGAGTAGACAGCAGACAGTGGAAAGCCTCTTGCTGGCGATGCCAGACTCCGCGACGCTCCGCTCACGTCAGGTGTCGTAGAGCCCGTCCCATGGCTCGTGAAAGCCGAGGCGATCTGGGTACAGCTCGACCCAGTCGACGCGGCTACCATCGCCGGCCCGACCGCCGGACTCATCGATCAAACCGAAGACGACGCCGTCCTGATGGGTCCGGAACACCGCCAGAGCCGACCGTCGGAGACCAACCAGATGTCCCGCCGAGCCATGCGACCCCACGACTCGTTCGACCAGCGGCCACGTACCTCCACCACCGGCACGCTCGTCGAACAAACGTTCGATCAGTACGGCTGCCGGCATGTCATCTCAGGACGTCCGTTAGAGCAGTCTCGGG
Proteins encoded:
- a CDS encoding epoxide hydrolase family protein; this encodes MSNDKEIGPFRLDTPEEAIADLRRRIAATRWPTRELVTDRSQGVQLATVQELARYWTTEYDWRKCEARLNALPQFTTEIDGVEIHFIHVRSRHEDALPLIMTHGWPGSVIELLQTVGPLTDPTAHGGTPEDAFHLVLPSLPGYGFSGGPTELGWESGRIARAWAALMDRLGYTRYVAQGGDVGANVTDAMGRQGPEGLLGIHINLLSGAIALKDQLPTESEQERAALDALNTFTTDGFGYFLEQSTRPQTIGYSLLDSPVGLAAWMLDHDTDSYYKISRAFVDGEPVGNLTRDTIVDNITLYWLTGTGASAARWYWEFGRFRAAAAASGQAPPPVSVPVGFTTFPGELWAAPRSWVETVYPDLAYFNQVDKGGHFAAWEEPELFSTEVRAAFRSLQKS
- a CDS encoding GNAT family N-acetyltransferase codes for the protein MNPTATAAGVTIVAMGDQHADAVLDIYRLGIATGNATFETEPPTWHDFTATRLPGHRWVALDPAGPVLGWVACSAVSDRCAYAGVVEHSVYVHPDARGRGVGHALLDALIASTEQAGIWTIQSGIFPENTASLALHAACGFRTVGTRQRIGRHHGTWRDVTLIERRSPTVT
- a CDS encoding DUF2975 domain-containing protein, translating into MGKLTVRALRAVLVVVLAGTVFVQALMVWALATDPEDGSLPLTPLRVITILGMVSVQVALVCVWRLVTMVRRGTVFSHAAFRYVDVVIGAIVAAALVWFAVTVLNAPGQRADPGVTVIMGGVGVAILGVALIVLVLRMLLAQAVARDVEAAQMQAELDEVI
- a CDS encoding ArsI/CadI family heavy metal resistance metalloenzyme gives rise to the protein MSRVQLALRVSDLEGSVAFYAKLFGVEPAKRRPGYANFAIENPPLKLVLLEGEPEQPTVMDHLGVEVFSTDEVNAATKRLTDAGLITLEENNTECCYALQDKVWVRGPGNEPWEVYTVKADADTLTKGSVDGECRCGEPTDAEKEPATSGAASKCC
- a CDS encoding arsenate reductase ArsC, with product MSDKPSVLFVCVHNAGRSQMADGWLRHLTGDTVEVRSAGSEPADQINPVAVEAMREVGIDITDKTPVRLTWDAAEASDVIVTMGCGDACPVFPGKRYEDWKLTDPAGQPLDVVRQVRDDIKTRVLALLADLRQHQ
- a CDS encoding helix-turn-helix domain-containing protein, whose translation is MPIAVDIDVMLARRKMSVGELADRVGITPANLAVLKNGRAKAVRFATLAALCEVLKCQPGDLLRWEAEDAAGG
- a CDS encoding TIGR04222 domain-containing membrane protein; the encoded protein is MDNAETLAATEIAWLRGGNWGAVMAGLAMLHTRGVLAPGAGRIRRTGSLPQDAEPLERALYAALYGSIGPRELAGQKRVQRALRDVRRSLVERGLVRATSRRVLMPVLLVVLPPVLLAKLVALRAVGVTEGLVAVVVLVGIAVWLRPRRTVAGTRALAAGRVRYGDLVERSQLEPVEVGLAVALFGTPAILALMPRFAWGAGLLDGGRSSNHFDSRLDSSPWGANTDSFWN
- a CDS encoding ArsR/SmtB family transcription factor; protein product: MSKQALPVVDLNAVACCSPIAVRPMDVDQAAVVAPMFKALGDPIRLRLMSMIASVPEICVCDLTPAFDLSGPTISHHLKVLREAGLVDSERRGTWVWYRAKPEAFRQLGALLEISATPASGGTA
- a CDS encoding MFS transporter produces the protein MVLAELAFTFAHWVFPLAIPVYATVVLHAPASLLGVLFTINAVLVGVGQLPVLRWQRAVRRTHAMALAGVVFIASFCAFAFADMLPAGAGVSVGLLVATLLFTLGELLHATPSASLGAGAAPQSHRGRYLAVYQLTWAVSAIFAPVGVTQVITVNPQLLWLIVAVIVAVASVTVLRLATSLPTDVVWPAKDDAR
- a CDS encoding S8 family peptidase, giving the protein MRRTLTAALFAGVVVVAATTATGTATAAPSTSGYIVMLRDSAASPSVAAEHARAYGASVSHVYQYSIHGYSAQMSATAAARIAKDSRVLLVQPDGVATIDAQTTPTGIDRADAELSPTAKINGVDERVDVDVAVIDTGIDLTHPDLNVYTAGAKNCSTGRSANDGNGHGSHVAGTIGALDNGVGVVGMAPGARVWPVRVLNNAGSGSFSDIICGIDYVTAHAGEIEVANMSLGGSGSDSACGSNKDAMHEAICRSVAAGVTYAVAAGNETDNAANHVPAAYDEVITVSALADFNGQPGGGAAPTCRTDVDDTIADFSNFGADVDLMAPGVCIYSTWKGGGYNTISGTSMASPHVAGGAALYKATHPTATPSAVKSALQSAGTTNYSWPAGDPDGIQEKLLNVATF